The genomic window CCGCGATCATCTTCATCACCCACGACCTCGGCGTCATCTCGAACATGGCCGACGACCTGCTGGTGATGTACGCGGGCCGGGCCGTGGAGCGCGGCAGCGTCAAGGAAGTGCTGCGGTCCCCCAAGCACCCCTACACCTGGGGTCTGTTGAGCTCGATGCCGCGCCTGGACGGCGACATCCACGAGATGCTGACGCCGATCCCCGGCTCCCCGCCCTCGTTGCTCAACCCGCCCTCCGGCTGCCCCTTCCACCCCCGGTGCGCGTTCACCGGCGAGGTCACCGGCACCCTGTGCACCGACACACGGCCCCCGCTGGCCGAGGGCCGGGCCTCCGCGTGCCACTTGACCGCGGAGCAGAAGCAGACCATCTTCATCGACAAGATCCAGCCCCGGCTGCGCTAGGGAGAACCGAGATCATGAGCGACAACCTCACCCTCCCCGCACAGCAGGGCTCCACCGGCACATCGACGGAGCCCCTCCTTGAGGTCCAGGGCCTGACCAAACACTTCCCCATCTACGGCGGGTTCCCGATCAAACGCAAGGTCGGCGCCGTGCAGGCGGTCGACGGCGTCGATCTGACCGTCGGTGTCGGCGAGAGCGTCGGCCTGGTGGGCGAGTCAGGCTGCGGCAAGTCGACGACGGGCCGGCTGATCACGCGGCTGCTGGAGCCGAGCGCCGGGAAGATCACGTACGCGGGCCAGGACATCACGCACGCCTCGCGCCGGAAGCTGGCGCCGGTCCGGTCCGAGATCCAGATGATCTTCCAGGACCCGTACTCCTCGCTGAACCCGCGGCAGACCGTCGGCACCATCATCAAGTCGCCGATGGAGGTCAACGGGATCGAGCCGGAGGGCGGCCGGGAGAAGAAGGTCCGCGAGCTGCTGGAGCTCGTCGGCCTCAACCCCGAGCACTACAACCGCTTCCCGCACGAGTTCTCCGGCGGTCAGCGCCAGCGCATCGGTGTCGCCCGCGCACTGGCGCTGAGCCCGAAGCTGATCGTGGCGGACGAGCCGGTCTCCGCGCTGGACGTGTCGATCCAGGCCCAGGTGGTGAACCTACTCCAGAAGGTGCAGCAGGAGCTGGGCATCGCCTTCCTGTTCATCGCCCACGACCTCGCCATCGTCCGGCACTTCTCGCAGCGCGTGGCTGTGATGTACCTCGGCAAGGTGGTGGAGGTCGGCGACCGGGACTCGATCTACAACCGGCCCCGCCACCCCTACACCCACGCACTCCTCTCCGCGGTCCCCGAGGTCGAGATCGCCGAAGAGGGCCAGGACAAGGAGCGAATCCGGCTCTACGGCGACGTGCCCTCGCCGATCTCGCCGCCGTCCGGCTGCCGCTTCCGCACTCGCTGCTGGAAGGCACAGGACAAGTGCGCCGCGGAGGAGCCCCCGCTGCTCCAGATCTCCGGCAACCGTGACGGCCACCTGACGGCATGCCACTTCCCGGAGGATCCGACGACGGAGGCCCGTGGAGAGGACGTCGTGTTGGACCCGGCGCTGAAGGCGCTGGAGAAGGATGCCGCAGGCAAGTCTGGGCAGAAGGTCACGAAGGACTGATCCTTGGTGTCCGGCACACCGGGCGGCGACGAACTACCGGCTGGGGAGGGGAAGTTACCCCTCCCCAGTTCCTTTGCTCCACCTCAGATGTATCTCAAGTTGCGTGACATGGACTCGACAGTTCGGTGAGGATATCCGTCGTAGGTGCTCGATGATCCGGCGTCGATGAATGCGGCGTCGACAACGAAACTGCGCTCGGGGATGAAAATGACCATCAGGCGAAGCGTTCTTGTTGGTGCGATGACATCGGCGATGGCTGTGGGGTTGGCTGTCAGTGCTCCCGCGCCCACTGCTCAAGCCGAAGCGGGTGGCCGTTGGTACATGGTGAACAAGTACAACGGGAAGTGCGTCAAGGGAAATGGGGTCAAGGAGAAGCTGGTCCTGGCCACGTGTAAGAAGAAGGACGCCTTCCACTGGAACAACTACGGTTCGGCTCAGTACGCGAACTACAGTGCGCCCACGATTTCCTACGCCGCTTGCATCGCGGACAACGGCAAGAACAAGCCGGTCTACCTGAGGGCGTGCAACGGAGGCAAGGGAACTAAGAGCTTCGCTCTCGCTTCCCTGAAGAAGGGGGCCAAGACCCCAATCGCCGGAAACTGTGGCTATTTGCAGGCGGTGAACAAGACCACCCTCAAGTGTGGAAGGAAGCCTTCCAATTTCAATAAGGCTACTTGGGTCATAAAGTACTCGCTGAAGTGATCAATGCTTCGCTTGGCGATCTAGAAAAGCGAGGCGGCGTCACCGGGAAGTTCGGTGGCGCCGCCTCGGTGCTGCGTGAATAGCATCTGCCGTGAGTGGCGTCCTGGGTGGCTGCGTTTCGAACAAGGCTGGACGAATCGGTGAGCGCGGAATGGAAGTCAGGTGAGGGAGTGGCCACGGTCGTTTTGTTCGACGTGGACGGCGTGCTGATCGACACCGCCGACGCCCACGGCCGGGTCTGGCGGGCCTGGGCGCGGGCGCGGGGGCTGGACCCCGAGGCGGTGTGGGTGGCCACGCAGGGGCGGCGGCGGGCGGACATCCTGCGGCTGGTGGCGCCGGAGCGCGATCCGGCCGAGGAACACCGCGCCCTGGACCGGCTGATGGCGGCCGAGGAACCCGGCTTCCGTGCCTTCGACGGGGCCGCCGGGCTGCTGCGCGCCCTGGGACCGGGCCGCTGGGCCGTCGTCACCTCCAGCCGCGCCGAGCCCACCGCCGCGCGGCTCGCCCGTACGGGGCTGGTGGTGCCCGAGGTACGGGTCTGCGCCGAGGACGTCTCCGAGGGCAAGCCGTCGCCCGAGGGTTATCTGACCGCCGCCGCACGACTGGGCGCGGACCCGGCCCGGTGCCTGGTCGTCGAGGACGCGCCGGCCGGTATAGCGGCGGGGCTCGCGGCCGGTTGCACGGTGTACGCGGTGGCCTCCACGCACCGGCCCGAGGAACTCCGGGACGCGCACGTGTGTTTCGGGTCGCTGAGGGAGGCGGCGGGGGCGGTTCTGCGCGCGGTGGGTTGAGGGGAACCCGGCCGGAGACGGCACCGGCGGCCGAATTCGGTGGCGGAGCCACGGTGAATGGCGGGACCCTGGCCGGTGGCGGAACCGTGGCCGGAGACGCCGGCGTGGTGGAAGAGGGGGCCGGGGCGCAAGAGGCCGTCGGTCCGGTACGCCGTACCCGCGTCACCGAGGAGTGATCCGTACATGCCCGAGCCCGATGACCTGCGCAGCCACGACCTCTCCGTCCTCTCCGAGCGGTCCGCCCGGGACCTGGACTCCGCCGAGGGCATCCTCGGCCTGCTGACCGGCTGGGCGGCGGAGCGGCTGCGGCTGGCCCGGGAGGCGGCCGAGCCGGACCCGGAGACGGTCGCGCGCTGGACGGCGGAGCACGAGCGGTACGCCGAACTGATGCGTCGGGTAAGGAAGTTGACCCCCAATGAGCTGCGGCGCGTGGTCGAGGAGCTGGGCCCGGTGGCCCGGCGGGCCGTGGAGGAGGGGCGGTGACGGGGGAGGAGCCGGGGAGAGCCGAGGGGGCCGGAGCAAGGCCTCGGTCGCGGGCTTCGGGTCCGGGGGCGCAGCCCACGGCGCCCGAGCCGCCGTCCCCCGACCCGTTACGGCACGCCCTCCCGCCCGACCGGCACCGGCAGGTCTACCGGGAGGTGATCGCCCCGGCCGTGCTGGTCGGGGAGGGGGCCGAGCGGCCGAGGGTGATCGTGCTCGGCGGGCAGCCGGGCTCCGGGAAGTCCAATGTCGCCCGGGCCCTCGTCGGAGACCGGGACCCAGTGAAGATCTCC from Streptomyces sp. DSM 40750 includes these protein-coding regions:
- a CDS encoding ABC transporter ATP-binding protein, producing MSDNLTLPAQQGSTGTSTEPLLEVQGLTKHFPIYGGFPIKRKVGAVQAVDGVDLTVGVGESVGLVGESGCGKSTTGRLITRLLEPSAGKITYAGQDITHASRRKLAPVRSEIQMIFQDPYSSLNPRQTVGTIIKSPMEVNGIEPEGGREKKVRELLELVGLNPEHYNRFPHEFSGGQRQRIGVARALALSPKLIVADEPVSALDVSIQAQVVNLLQKVQQELGIAFLFIAHDLAIVRHFSQRVAVMYLGKVVEVGDRDSIYNRPRHPYTHALLSAVPEVEIAEEGQDKERIRLYGDVPSPISPPSGCRFRTRCWKAQDKCAAEEPPLLQISGNRDGHLTACHFPEDPTTEARGEDVVLDPALKALEKDAAGKSGQKVTKD
- a CDS encoding HAD-IA family hydrolase, with protein sequence MATVVLFDVDGVLIDTADAHGRVWRAWARARGLDPEAVWVATQGRRRADILRLVAPERDPAEEHRALDRLMAAEEPGFRAFDGAAGLLRALGPGRWAVVTSSRAEPTAARLARTGLVVPEVRVCAEDVSEGKPSPEGYLTAAARLGADPARCLVVEDAPAGIAAGLAAGCTVYAVASTHRPEELRDAHVCFGSLREAAGAVLRAVG